The region TGTGGAAACAACTGATGAGGGTTACTCGAACTATGTTAATGTGTGCGaaacaaaagcaaaaaattatattgacACAAGTAATCACAAAGATTTTTGTATGAAACTTGTGAGAAATTTAGGGTGTTATAGTTTTGATCGTACATATTCCCAACTTTATGATGATgattgtattattttatactatTGGATATATAATTCAGTAAAACAacataatattaataataaacttattactgcaattttttatgataattataGTAAAGCGTGTACGTACCTCAGAAGAGctaaatgtttttattatgattttTATTACGATATGTTTGAAGAACCAGTGTACATGGTATTCTTAGAAATTTTCCgagataatatatatactataaTAAATACGTTGAAAAGTGAAGATAAAGAAACTAATGATAAGTTGCAAGAGTATGCTTGTAATtgcattcatatatataaaaaaatgaatgataaATATTGCGTTAAAAAACATTATGATGATCAAAAGAGTTCACTAACTTGTAGCAT is a window of Plasmodium cynomolgi strain B DNA, scaffold: 1463, whole genome shotgun sequence DNA encoding:
- a CDS encoding hypothetical protein (putative) codes for the protein YPFLSRVWDTYNKFDKSVETTDEGYSNYVNVCETKAKNYIDTSNHKDFCMKLVRNLGCYSFDRTYSQLYDDDCIILYYWIYNSVKQHNINNKLITAIFYDNYSKACTYLRRAKCFYYDFYYDMFEEPVYMVFLEIFRDNIYTIINTLKSEDKETNDKLQEYACNCIHIYKKMNDKYCVKKHYDDQKSSLTCSILRAFKQTYDSYFARELYNKTHIIPDIDD